Proteins found in one Salvelinus alpinus chromosome 11, SLU_Salpinus.1, whole genome shotgun sequence genomic segment:
- the nat16 gene encoding histidine N-acetyltransferase, translating to MKIENSLPRPQLPENPPQTGLQFTVATEEDFEEIMAMSQDIYGGLDYLPTRYTAWLSESNRTVILARKQGKVIALESVCVIDDGDTMLVEGLRVAPQERGKGVAGVLLRFCSQLVKSKWPEVKVTRLTRDDQLGPKDFQKYRLITKQGILLVRFNAEDLKLRLSELGLHVTLPPSSEGTPQGSDTPLVPPVLLDLNEAHQMFLNSGLMSDVLPNATIVQDWQPFKPLPSNMAILLKKDIDWMVDDRDVPAVASLCTHPFRVPGGPYRVGDDTYYLNIDVFGKDIGLVLQQFLSHLRRHTATLKGYVMCQMFLDPPMWKPMVEFCCQTLKVELVKEYTEQCVVESDVM from the exons ATGAAGATTGAGAACAGCCTGCCCCGCCCCCAGCTCCCCGAGAACCCTCCCCAGACGGGCCTCCAGTTCACCGTGGCGACAGAGGAGGACTTTGAAGAGATCATGGCGATGAGCCAGGACATCTATGGAGGGCTGGACTACCTGCCGACCCGCTACACCGCCTGGCTGTCCGAGTCCAACCGCACCGTCATACTGGCCCGCAAGCAGGGCAAAGTG ATTGCCCTGGAGTCAGTGTGTGTGATAGATGACGGTGACACCATGCTGGTGGAGGGGTTACGTGTGGCCCCCCAGGAGAGGGGGAAGGGCGTGGCAGGGGTGCTTCTGCGGTTCTGCTCTCAGCTGGTCAAGTCCAAGTGGCCTGAGGTGAAGGTGACCAGGCTGACCCGCGACGACCAGCTGGGGCCCAAGGATTTTCAGAAGTACCGCCTCATCACCAAACAG GGCATCCTGCTAGTTCGCTTCAATGCCGAAGACCTCAAGCTCCGGCTCTCCGAACTGGGGCTGCATgtgaccctccctccctcctctgaggGTACCCCCCAGGGTTCTGACACCCCCCTGGTTCCCCCGGTCCTTCTGGACCTCAACGAGGCCCACCAGATGTTCCTCAACTCTGGCCTGATGTCCGACGTACTCCCTAACGCTACCATCGTCCAGGACTGGCAGCCGTTCAAGCCCCTACCCAGCAACATGGCCATTCTTCTGAAGAAG gaCATCGACTGGATGGTGGACGACCGTGACGTCCCCGCCGTGGCCAGCCTCTGCACCCACCCCTTCCGGGTGCCTGGAGGTCCTTACCGAGTTGGTGACGACACGTACTACCTCAACATCGACGTGTTCGGTAAGGACATAGGCCTGGTGCTCCAGCAGTTCCTGAGTCACCTCCGGCGCCACACAGCCACCCTGAAGGGGTACGTCATGTGTCAGATGTTTCTGGATCCTCCCATGTGGAAACCCATGGTCGAATTCTGTTGCCAGACACTGAAGGTGGAGCTGGTTAAGGAATATACAGAGCAGTGCGTGGTCGAGTCGGATGTCATGTAG